The following proteins are co-located in the Citrobacter freundii ATCC 8090 = MTCC 1658 = NBRC 12681 genome:
- the ttrA gene encoding tetrathionate reductase subunit TtrA translates to MANLTRRQWLKVGLAVGGMVTFGLSYRDVAKRAIDGLLDGTSGKITRDRIFANALIPEANARPHWQQNPQQVISMTQCFGCWTQCGVRVRVDTEQGKVLRIAGNPYHPLSHEHHIDASVPFTTAMEQLAGESGLDARSTACARGATLLEGLYSPLRILEPMKRVGKRGEGKWQRISFEQLIKEVVEGGDLFGEGHVDGLRAIHDPATPLDAKHPGFGPKSNQLLVTNTSDEGRDTFLRRFALNSFGSKNFGAHGAYCGLAYRAGSGALMGDLDKNTHVKPDWDNVEFALFMGTSPAQSGNPFKRQARQLASARLRDDFRYVVVAPALPLTTVLADDRGHWQPVRPGSDSALAMGMISWIIDKQRYNADYLAIPGVQAMQQAGEKSWTNATHLVITDEIPTLAGQHLTLAHLSTNAVQEPVVVNEAGEIVAANSCPRAQLFVTREVTLADGQTVTVKSSFQCLRESAEKLSLTQYSQQCGVSEADIGALADAFTRHGRKAAVITHGGMMAGNGFYNAWSVMMLNALIGNLSLEGGVFVGGGKFNGATDGPRYNMDSFAGKVKPKGLSIARSKTAYESSEEYRNKVAAGQSPFPAKAPWYPFVAGQLTELLVSALEGYPYPLKAWISNMTNPFYGIAGLRGVAEEKLKDPARLPLFIAIDAFMNETTALADYIVPDTHNFESWGFSAPWAGVASKATTARWPVVRPATSLTADGQPASMESFCIAVAKRIGLPGFGDNAITDPQGNHYPLNRAEDYYLRLAANIAFMGKAPVAEAQPEDIALTGVQRIMPVITQTLKPDEISRVAFIYSRGGRFAPDISGRVDNRVGNAWEKPLQIWNANVAAHRHAITGERYSGCPTWYPSRLSDGRAVEELFPEQEWPLKLISFKSNTMSSATAVIPRLHHLKPVNLVALNPQDGQRYGLAHGDIVRITTPGGQAQAQISLLHGVMPGVIAIEHGYGHKEMGAAQHTLDGKPMAFDAQIKSGINLNDLGFADPTRQVANTWLDWVSGASVRQGLPARIERI, encoded by the coding sequence ATGGCTAATTTAACCCGTCGTCAGTGGCTTAAAGTGGGCCTTGCCGTAGGTGGCATGGTGACTTTTGGCCTGAGTTATCGGGATGTGGCAAAGCGCGCGATAGACGGTTTGCTGGACGGAACCTCGGGCAAAATTACCCGTGACCGCATCTTTGCAAACGCGCTCATCCCTGAAGCCAACGCCCGGCCGCACTGGCAGCAAAACCCGCAGCAGGTGATCTCAATGACACAGTGTTTTGGTTGCTGGACGCAGTGTGGCGTGCGGGTTCGCGTTGACACTGAGCAAGGCAAGGTGCTGCGCATTGCGGGCAACCCTTATCATCCGTTGTCGCACGAGCACCATATAGACGCCTCCGTCCCCTTTACCACGGCAATGGAACAGTTGGCCGGGGAGTCAGGTCTTGACGCACGTTCCACCGCCTGCGCCCGTGGTGCAACTTTACTCGAAGGTCTGTACAGCCCGTTACGTATTCTGGAGCCCATGAAGCGCGTCGGTAAGCGCGGTGAGGGAAAATGGCAGCGCATCAGCTTCGAACAGCTGATCAAAGAGGTGGTGGAAGGCGGAGATCTGTTTGGTGAAGGCCACGTTGATGGTCTGAGAGCCATCCACGATCCCGCTACACCGCTTGATGCGAAACATCCCGGTTTTGGCCCAAAATCCAATCAACTGCTGGTCACTAATACCAGCGATGAAGGACGTGATACCTTTTTACGTCGCTTCGCACTGAACAGTTTCGGCAGTAAAAATTTCGGTGCTCATGGCGCTTACTGCGGTCTGGCCTATCGGGCCGGTTCCGGCGCGTTAATGGGCGATTTGGATAAAAATACCCACGTGAAACCCGACTGGGATAACGTCGAATTCGCGCTGTTTATGGGCACCTCTCCGGCGCAATCCGGCAACCCGTTTAAGCGCCAGGCCCGCCAGTTGGCCAGCGCCCGTTTACGTGACGACTTCCGCTATGTTGTGGTAGCGCCCGCCCTGCCATTAACCACGGTGCTGGCTGACGATCGCGGCCACTGGCAGCCCGTACGACCGGGAAGCGACTCCGCGCTGGCGATGGGGATGATAAGCTGGATTATCGATAAACAACGCTATAACGCTGATTATCTCGCCATTCCCGGCGTGCAGGCCATGCAGCAGGCAGGAGAAAAAAGCTGGACTAACGCCACTCATCTTGTGATTACCGATGAAATTCCAACGCTTGCCGGACAACACCTGACCCTCGCCCATCTGAGCACAAACGCCGTCCAGGAGCCGGTGGTCGTCAACGAGGCCGGTGAGATTGTCGCCGCCAACAGTTGCCCGCGTGCGCAACTGTTTGTTACCCGCGAGGTGACGCTGGCTGACGGGCAGACGGTAACGGTAAAAAGCAGCTTCCAGTGTCTGCGAGAGTCCGCAGAGAAACTGTCGCTAACGCAGTACAGCCAGCAGTGTGGGGTGTCAGAAGCAGACATTGGCGCTCTGGCCGACGCATTCACCCGCCACGGACGTAAAGCGGCAGTAATTACGCACGGCGGAATGATGGCAGGCAATGGATTTTATAACGCCTGGTCGGTAATGATGCTCAATGCGCTGATTGGCAACCTCAGTCTTGAAGGCGGTGTGTTTGTTGGTGGCGGCAAATTCAATGGTGCCACCGACGGTCCGCGCTACAACATGGACAGCTTCGCCGGGAAGGTAAAGCCGAAAGGGTTAAGCATCGCGCGCAGTAAAACCGCTTATGAGTCTTCCGAAGAGTACCGCAATAAGGTAGCTGCCGGACAATCCCCCTTCCCGGCTAAGGCCCCGTGGTATCCGTTTGTCGCAGGTCAGCTTACCGAACTCCTCGTCTCAGCGCTTGAAGGTTACCCTTATCCGCTGAAAGCCTGGATCTCAAACATGACCAACCCGTTTTACGGCATTGCGGGATTACGTGGCGTGGCGGAAGAAAAGCTCAAGGATCCTGCTCGCTTGCCGCTGTTTATCGCGATTGACGCCTTTATGAACGAAACCACGGCGCTGGCAGATTACATCGTGCCGGATACCCACAACTTCGAAAGCTGGGGATTTAGCGCTCCGTGGGCAGGTGTGGCCAGCAAAGCCACCACCGCGCGTTGGCCTGTCGTCAGACCTGCGACCAGCCTCACGGCTGACGGTCAACCGGCCTCGATGGAATCTTTCTGTATCGCAGTGGCAAAGCGCATTGGGCTACCCGGATTCGGCGACAATGCGATTACCGATCCGCAAGGTAATCACTATCCGTTGAATCGTGCGGAAGATTACTACCTGCGCCTCGCCGCCAATATTGCGTTTATGGGCAAAGCCCCGGTTGCAGAGGCACAGCCGGAAGACATAGCGCTGACCGGAGTACAGCGGATCATGCCTGTGATAACCCAAACGCTGAAACCCGATGAAATCAGCCGAGTTGCGTTTATCTACTCCCGCGGCGGGCGCTTTGCGCCGGACATCAGCGGGCGAGTTGATAACCGCGTCGGCAATGCCTGGGAAAAACCGCTCCAAATCTGGAATGCGAACGTCGCCGCGCACCGTCATGCAATTACCGGCGAGCGCTACAGCGGCTGCCCGACCTGGTATCCTTCACGTCTGTCTGATGGACGTGCGGTCGAGGAGTTGTTCCCGGAACAAGAGTGGCCGTTGAAACTGATTTCCTTTAAATCCAATACCATGTCCAGCGCCACGGCGGTTATCCCGCGCCTTCATCATCTGAAACCGGTTAATCTGGTGGCGCTCAATCCGCAGGATGGTCAGCGGTATGGTTTAGCACACGGCGATATCGTGCGTATCACCACCCCTGGCGGTCAGGCGCAAGCGCAGATAAGTCTGCTGCATGGCGTCATGCCGGGTGTCATCGCCATTGAACACGGTTACGGGCATAAAGAGATGGGCGCAGCTCAGCATACGCTCGACGGCAAGCCAATGGCATTTGATGCACAGATAAAGTCAGGGATTAATCTCAATGATTTGGGCTTTGCGGATCCTACCCGGCAGGTTGCCAATACCTGGCTTGACTGGGTGTCGGGTGCGTCGGTGCGTCAGGGGTTGCCAGCGAGAATTGAGCGTATATAA
- the ttrB gene encoding tetrathionate reductase subunit TtrB produces the protein MDSSKRQFLQQLGVLTAGASLVPLAQAKFPFSPERHEGSLQHRYAMLVDLRRCIGCQACTVSCAIENQTPQGEFRTLVNQYQVQIEGQQSVTNVLLPRLCNHCDNPPCVPVCPVQATFQREDGIVVVDNTRCVGCAYCVQACPYDARFINHETQTADKCTFCVHRLEAGLLPACVESCVGGARIIGDIKDPHSRISQMLHEHHDTIKVLKPESGTSPHVFYLGLDEAFVTPLIGRAQPALWQEV, from the coding sequence ATGGACAGCAGTAAACGGCAGTTTCTCCAGCAACTGGGCGTCCTGACCGCTGGCGCATCACTGGTTCCGCTGGCTCAGGCGAAATTTCCCTTTTCGCCTGAACGCCATGAAGGCTCACTTCAGCATCGCTACGCCATGCTGGTTGACCTGCGACGCTGTATTGGCTGCCAGGCCTGTACCGTCAGTTGCGCCATTGAAAACCAGACGCCACAGGGCGAATTTCGTACCCTCGTCAACCAGTATCAAGTACAGATTGAAGGTCAGCAAAGCGTCACCAACGTCCTGCTGCCGCGACTATGCAACCATTGTGATAATCCCCCTTGCGTGCCCGTTTGCCCGGTACAGGCCACTTTCCAACGCGAAGACGGCATCGTGGTGGTCGACAACACACGCTGCGTTGGCTGCGCCTATTGCGTGCAGGCCTGCCCTTATGATGCGCGATTCATCAACCATGAAACGCAAACCGCCGATAAATGTACCTTCTGCGTTCACCGCCTCGAAGCGGGGCTGCTTCCGGCCTGTGTAGAATCCTGCGTCGGCGGCGCGCGCATCATTGGTGATATTAAAGATCCACACAGCCGCATTTCACAAATGCTGCATGAACACCATGACACCATCAAAGTCCTGAAGCCGGAAAGCGGTACGTCTCCTCACGTGTTCTATCTGGGACTGGATGAGGCGTTTGTCACCCCATTGATTGGACGTGCTCAACCCGCTCTCTGGCAGGAGGTTTAA
- the ttrS gene encoding tetrathionate respiration histidine kinase TtrS, with protein sequence MLSGAVRAQTWNIGVLAMRGEVSTRNHWQPLETLLNQQIPGEQFHIQPLDLHQMQEAVNRGTVQFVVTNPAQFVQLNSRSALRWLASLRSTRGGKATSNVIGSAILVRRDSGITSPHDLIGKTVGAIDAQAFGGYLLGYKALSDAGLRPERDLRLTFTGFPADALLYLLREKAVQAVIVPVCLLEKMDEEGLIRKTDFMTVLNHPTSIPCLTSTPLYPDWSFAALPAVSDELADRVTRVLFNAPQNATFRWGAPASTREVEALLRDVRQHPQQRQLWLDVKSWFIQHRLAMGAAAIVLLLLTLNYIWVMLLVRRRGRQLERNNVLLHKQEQALETARQMSVLGEMTSGFAHELNQPLSAIRHYAQGCLIRLRGQDEQHPLLPVLEHIDTQAQRGADTLRNLRQWVSQAQGNPVLPDDWQAINVHDAIHHVWQLLRMLQQFPAVTLHTQVSKALTLTLPSVLLEQVLANLVLNAAQAGATTVWFSALHKDGGVSIQVQDNAGGIDETQLYQAFQPFMTTRKEGMGLGLVICQRLVRYANGDIEINNQQAPDGKAGARVTLYFKPNREGGRSGDNSSAG encoded by the coding sequence ATGCTAAGCGGCGCGGTCAGGGCGCAGACATGGAACATTGGCGTTTTGGCGATGCGCGGGGAGGTTTCTACACGTAATCACTGGCAGCCGCTGGAAACATTGTTGAATCAGCAAATCCCCGGCGAACAGTTTCATATTCAACCGCTGGATCTGCACCAGATGCAGGAGGCGGTGAATCGTGGAACGGTGCAGTTTGTTGTTACTAATCCGGCGCAGTTTGTTCAGCTAAACAGCCGTTCTGCGCTGCGCTGGCTGGCTTCGCTACGCTCCACCCGTGGTGGGAAAGCCACCAGTAACGTGATCGGCAGCGCGATCCTCGTCAGACGCGACAGCGGGATAACCTCCCCACACGATCTGATCGGCAAAACGGTTGGCGCCATTGATGCTCAGGCTTTTGGCGGCTATTTGCTGGGATATAAAGCGCTCAGTGATGCCGGTCTGCGCCCTGAACGCGATTTACGTCTGACGTTTACCGGATTTCCCGCCGATGCCTTACTCTATTTATTACGTGAAAAAGCCGTGCAGGCGGTGATCGTGCCGGTGTGCCTGCTGGAAAAAATGGATGAAGAAGGCCTCATTCGTAAAACCGATTTTATGACCGTGTTGAACCATCCGACCTCAATTCCCTGTCTGACCAGTACACCGCTCTATCCTGACTGGTCATTTGCCGCACTACCTGCAGTGAGTGACGAGCTGGCCGATCGCGTCACGCGGGTGCTGTTCAATGCACCGCAAAACGCGACATTTCGCTGGGGAGCGCCCGCCTCGACCCGCGAGGTGGAAGCGTTGTTGCGTGATGTCCGCCAGCATCCGCAGCAGCGTCAGCTGTGGCTGGATGTCAAAAGCTGGTTTATTCAACATCGGCTGGCGATGGGAGCGGCGGCCATCGTGCTGTTGTTGCTGACGCTCAACTACATCTGGGTGATGTTGTTGGTTCGCCGACGTGGCAGGCAACTGGAACGAAACAACGTGTTGTTGCACAAACAGGAACAGGCGCTGGAGACTGCCCGACAAATGAGCGTGCTGGGGGAGATGACCTCCGGTTTTGCCCATGAGCTCAATCAGCCGTTGTCAGCTATCCGCCATTATGCCCAAGGCTGTCTGATTCGCCTGCGCGGTCAGGATGAGCAGCATCCGTTGCTGCCCGTGCTTGAGCACATCGACACCCAGGCACAAAGGGGGGCCGATACGCTGCGCAATCTCCGGCAGTGGGTCAGCCAGGCACAGGGCAATCCGGTACTTCCCGATGACTGGCAAGCCATCAACGTTCACGATGCTATCCATCACGTCTGGCAATTACTGCGCATGCTCCAGCAATTCCCGGCGGTAACGCTGCACACACAGGTCAGCAAGGCGTTAACATTGACGCTGCCAAGCGTTCTTCTTGAGCAGGTGCTGGCCAATCTGGTACTCAATGCCGCCCAGGCAGGGGCTACCACAGTTTGGTTTAGCGCCCTGCATAAGGATGGTGGTGTGAGTATTCAGGTGCAGGATAATGCCGGAGGCATTGACGAGACGCAGTTGTATCAGGCGTTTCAGCCGTTTATGACCACGCGTAAAGAAGGCATGGGACTAGGACTGGTCATTTGTCAGCGACTGGTGCGCTACGCAAACGGAGATATTGAGATCAACAATCAGCAGGCCCCGGACGGAAAAGCGGGGGCGAGAGTGACATTATATTTTAAACCAAATCGGGAAGGAGGCCGTAGTGGCGATAATTCATCTGCTGGATGA
- the ttrC gene encoding tetrathionate reductase subunit TtrC — MNHSLIIDEVLAHPQDVSWLPWAVQYFFFIGIAACAALFACVLHWRKKETADLENLTLLIALTCAITAPLALTADLHQTARVWHFYAYPTPWSWMPWGALFLPLFTGFLGLWFLAQHVKRLTLKSYNVTKWLALGSALSAIGLLVYTGREVSVVQARPIWFSYAFPVAMFLSALQTFLALLIATTNNKDVLPRKLAWGQMVTLIALAIVVLIWASGNTLSGSAIRQWLDVASSAQHYAIGWVALWLVSLVLCGLVVRYPLSLPLRVLLAFSAMALCWLMRWTLLIQVQTIPKFNAQFNPYTLPGGTDGWLAIVGTFGLWIALIIIVREALNAIARRMQHG, encoded by the coding sequence ATGAACCATTCACTAATTATCGACGAGGTTCTGGCCCATCCCCAGGACGTAAGCTGGTTACCCTGGGCCGTACAATATTTCTTTTTCATCGGCATTGCCGCCTGCGCCGCACTGTTCGCCTGCGTTCTCCACTGGCGCAAAAAAGAAACGGCAGATCTGGAGAATCTGACGCTGTTAATCGCCCTGACCTGCGCGATTACCGCACCGCTGGCGCTGACCGCTGATCTACACCAAACCGCCCGCGTCTGGCATTTCTATGCGTATCCGACGCCGTGGTCCTGGATGCCGTGGGGCGCACTGTTCTTACCGCTGTTTACCGGTTTTTTAGGTCTGTGGTTTCTGGCGCAGCACGTTAAACGGCTAACGCTAAAAAGTTACAACGTCACAAAATGGTTAGCACTTGGTAGCGCACTGTCCGCCATCGGATTGCTGGTTTACACCGGCCGTGAAGTGTCGGTGGTGCAGGCGCGTCCCATCTGGTTCAGTTACGCATTTCCGGTTGCGATGTTCCTCAGCGCGCTGCAAACGTTTCTTGCCCTGCTTATTGCCACGACAAATAACAAGGACGTACTGCCGCGTAAGCTAGCGTGGGGGCAAATGGTCACGTTGATCGCACTGGCTATCGTGGTGTTGATCTGGGCGAGCGGTAATACGCTTTCCGGTTCGGCTATCCGCCAATGGCTGGATGTGGCTTCTTCAGCACAACACTACGCTATCGGTTGGGTTGCGTTATGGCTTGTTTCACTTGTTCTTTGCGGGTTGGTTGTACGTTACCCCTTGTCGCTACCGCTGCGCGTATTACTCGCTTTTAGCGCCATGGCGCTGTGCTGGCTAATGCGCTGGACGTTACTCATCCAGGTGCAAACCATACCGAAATTTAACGCGCAGTTTAATCCCTACACCCTGCCCGGCGGCACCGATGGCTGGCTGGCCATTGTGGGTACCTTCGGCCTGTGGATAGCACTGATTATTATTGTTCGTGAAGCCCTGAACGCGATCGCAAGGAGAATGCAACATGGCTAA